One window of the Octopus sinensis unplaced genomic scaffold, ASM634580v1 Contig16283, whole genome shotgun sequence genome contains the following:
- the LOC115230741 gene encoding craniofacial development protein 2-like: MEKFYTTLHSTIEQVPLHNFLVIAGDLNARLGPDETKFTFNSKTNRNGEMLKDFLEEFNLYTSNNSFMKPKGQLWTFESPLGDRAQIDYLIFRKKWRNSVKDSRSYFSFSSVGSDHRIVSATVKLSLRSSKKTKPHPMKMIDWEEVLSNPDMSKQFTIEVYNTFQSLSTSEIDAENIEEVYSSLIKSIEEVALATLPKKKSRGQSKPSNSPNVIEARNHLKSISLAYHRSPSQSLKIQLIAAKKNLP; this comes from the coding sequence ATGGAGAAATTTTATACAACCCTTCATTCAACCATTGAGCAAGTACCTCTCCATAATTTTCTAGTTATAGCTGGTGATCTGAATGCTAGACTAGGACCCGATGAGACCAAGTTTACTTTCAACTCTAAAACCAATCGGAACGGAGAAATGCTCAAAGACTTCTTGGAGGAATTTAATCTCTACACCTCCAACAATTCTTTTATGAAACCAAAAGGTCAACTTTGGACATTTGAGTCCCCACTTGGTGATAGGGCACAAATTGACTACCTCATCTTTCGAAAGAAATGGCGCAATAGTGTTAAAGACTCGAGATCCTACTTTTCCTTTAGTTCTGTCGGCTCTGACCACAGAATTGTATCAGCTACCGTTAAGCTTAGTCTTCGCTCATCCAAAAAAACTAAGCCTCACCCGATGAAAATGATCGACTGGGAGGAAGTCTTATCTAACCCCGATATGTCCAAACAATTTACTATTGAGGTCTATAACACATTTCAATCTCTGTCTACTTCTGAAATAGATGCTGAGAACATTGAAGAAGTATACAGCAGCCTCATCAAATCAATAGAGGAAGTTGCACTGGCTACTCTTCCCAAAAAGAAGAGTAGGGGCCAGAGCAAACCTTCTAATTCCCCAAATGTCATCGAAGCCAGAAACcatctaaagtctatatcacTAGCTTACCACCGTTCTCCATCCCAGTCACTGAAGATCCAACTCATAGCTGCCAAGAAGAAtcttccaa